From Macadamia integrifolia cultivar HAES 741 unplaced genomic scaffold, SCU_Mint_v3 scaffold46, whole genome shotgun sequence, a single genomic window includes:
- the LOC122068833 gene encoding putative F-box/LRR-repeat protein 8, whose amino-acid sequence MISSMPGGDNTDAHLLPNISDLPDGCLAYIFKSLDSLDLERCSFVSRRWLRVEGQNRHRLILKANSDLPVIPYLFTRFDAVTTLTLKYIKDDALVLLSLHCRNLTCLKLRDCLELTDAGIIPSAVNFKGLKKLSCHSCNFGVKGMNGLLDYSSSLEELSVKCLRGFYYDEFPAMPVGPGVAASSLKTIYLKDLYNGQSFLPLIFDSKNLKTLKITYCSGDWNNILQAIAERVGTGLVELHLITLLTDVGLDAISKCSNLEILHLSMTSPECTTAGLVSIANHCKLLRRLHMYGWKIGEEGLIAIAKQCSNLEVLVLIAFNPTSFSLDLLATNCQNLERLAVCASTTFGDTEISCIASKCKALKNLCIIACSAVTDLGMKALSGGCPNLVELKVRSCKGVTRGVAIWLKERRVSLAVNLDTIENFQPFRIGSFFGPS is encoded by the coding sequence ATGATCTCCTCAATGCCTGGCGGTGATAACACCGATGCCCATCTCCTCCCCAACATCTCCGACCTCCCCGACGGGTGTCTGGCCTACATCTTCAAGTCCCTGGACTCCCTCGACCTTGAAAGATGCTCTTTTGTTAGCCGCCGTTGGCTCCGCGTCGAGGGTCAGAACCGACATCGCCTCATCCTCAAGGCCAACTCCGATCTCCCAGTCATCCCTTATCTCTTCACTCGCTTTGACGCTGTTACCACACTCACACTCAAATACATAAAAGACGATGCTCTCGTCCTTCTCTCTCTGCATTGCCGTAACCTCACTTGCCTCAAGCTCCGTGATTGCCTCGAGTTGACCGATGCAGGCATAATCCCTTCCGCCGTCAACTTCAAGGGATTGAAGAAGCTCTCTTGTCATTCTTGCAACTTTGGTGTCAAGGGCATGAACGGTCTCCTTGATTACTCTTCTTCCCTAGAAGAGCTCTCCGTAAAGTGTCTACGTGGGTTTTATTATGACGAGTTCCCTGCCATGCCTGTCGGACCAGGTGTCGCTGCTTCCTCCCTTAAGACCATCTACCTCAAGGATCTCTACAATGGTCAATCCTTCCTACCCTTAATTTTCGACTCCAAGAACCTCAAGACCTTGAAGATCACCTACTGCAGTGGGGATTGGAATAATATCCTCCAAGCCATAGCTGAACGAGTTGGTACTGGTCTGGTTGAGCTACATCTGATTACACTCCTAACAGACGTCGGCCTTGATGCCATCTCTAAGTGCTCAAATTTGGAAATCTTGCATCTATCTATGACTTCTCCAGAGTGCACTACTGCAGGGCTTGTGTCCATTGCTAACCACTGCAAGCTCTTAAGGAGACTCCACATGTATGGATGGAAGATAGGTGAAGAGGGACTTATTGCCATTGCCAAACAATGCTCTAATCTTGAGGTGTTGGTTCTCATTGCTTTCAAtcctacttctttttctttggatcTACTAGCTACCAATTGCCAGAATCTGGAGAGATTAGCAGTGTGTGCGAGTACCACGTTTGGTGACACGGAGATTTCATGCATTGCTTCTAAATGCAAGGCATTGAAGAATCTCTGTATCATAGCCTGCTCAGCTGTGACCGATCTTGGGATGAAAGCTCTTTCCGGTGGCTGCCCTAATCTGGTAGAGTTGAAGGTTAGGAGCTGCAAGGGAGTAACTCGTGGGGTTGCGATTTGGTTGAAAGAACGCCGGGTTTCATTGGCTGTCAATTTGGATACTATAGAAAATTTTCAACCATTCAGAATTGGATCATTTTTTGGCCCATCATAA
- the LOC122068836 gene encoding F-box protein At1g47056-like, with protein MPGGDGDDDDTDTRHLSIRDAKDISDLPDECLAYIFKSLCTLHRESCSLVCRRWLYVEGHSRHCLSISFQAEPEFLPFIPSFFTRFDAVTELALKYGPFQCRSIGDDALVLISLRCPNLTRLKLLDWGKLNNVAGAALAVNCKGLKELYCESCYFGAKGMNAILNHCSSLEELSVKNLRGLLETTPIGPGVAAYSLKKICMEKLNNNNSIKCFRPLIIGSKNLKTLKICYCSKGNWDILLKDIMEQVTGLVEIHLEYIKIGKVGLAALSNCSNLEILHLVETNYTNARLVSITEHCKKRMRKLHISERTRKDKRNRGEQSLIAMTKGCPDLKELDLKGINLTCLSLELLATNCQNLERLTVFCSDTFGDAEISCIATILVTSEMYDY; from the exons ATGCCTGGCGGCGACGGCGACGACGACGATACCGATACCCGTCACCTCTCTATCCGTGATGCCAAAGACATCTCCGACCTCCCCGACGAGTGCCTGGCCTACATCTTCAAGTCCCTGTGCACCCTCCACCGCGAAAGCTGCTCTCTTGTCTGCCGCCGTTGGCTTTACGTGGAGGGTCACAGCCGACATTGCCTCTCCATCTCCTTCCAGGCCGAACCCGAATTCCTTCCCTTCATCCCTTCTTTCTTCACTCGCTTCGATGCTGTCACAGAACTCGCCCTCAAATACGGTCCCTTCCAATGCAGATCCATCGGCGACGATGCTCTTGTTCTCATCTCTCTCCGTTGCCCTAACCTCACTCGTCTCAAGCTCCTTGATTGGGGAAAATTGAACAATGTAGCCGGGGCCGCTTTGGCGGTCAATTGCAAGGGTTTAAAGGAGCTTTATTGTGAATCCTGTTACTTTGGTGCCAAGGGAATGAACGCTATCCTCAATCATTGTTCCTCCCTCGAAGAGCTCTCCGTCAAGAATCTTCGCGGCCTTTTAGAAACGACACCTATTGGACCAGGTGTGGCTGCGTATTCCCTTAAAAAAATCTGCATGGAGAAGCTCAACAATAACAATAGCATCAAGTGTTTTAGACCTCTGATTATAGGCTCCAAGAATCTCAAGACCTTGAAGATCTGCTACTGTTCAAAGGGGAATTGGGATATCCTCCTCAAAGACATCATGGAACAAGTCACCGGACTGGTTGAGATCCATCTCGAATATATTAAAATTGGCAAAGTCGGCCTCGCTGCTCTCTCTAATTGCTCGAATCTAGAGATCTTGCACCTTGTGGAGACTAATTACACGAATGCGCGGCTTGTGTCTATCACTGAACATTGCAAGAAACGCATGAGGAAACTCCATATCAGTGAAAGGACTCGGAAGGACAAAAGGAATAGAGGTGAACAGAGCCTTATTGCCATGACTAAAGGGTGCCCTGATCTCAAGGAGTTGGATCTGAAGGGTATCAATCTTACTTGTTTGAGTTTGGAACTGCTCGCTACCAATTGCCAGAATCTCGAGCGCTTAACAGTGTTTTGTAGTGACACGTTTGGTGATGCAGAGATTTCTTGCATTGCT ACTATCTTAGTGACAAGTGAGATGTATGACTACTGA